The sequence CGGGAACACACATGGCAACGGCATTGGCCATATTGGGATGGACGCTGTTTGGCCTGGCGATTCTCGCCGGGCTGGCGCTGAATCTGGCGGGGCTTTTTGGCAACTGGGTGATTCTGGGTGCCGTGGCGGGGGCGTGGGTGTGCACGGGGTTTGACCGGTTTGGCCCCTGGACCCTGCTGGCGCTGGGGGCGCTGGCAACGCTGGGCGAGGTGGCCGAGACGGCGGCGTCGGGCTACGGCGCGGCGCGTTTCGGCGGGGGGAAGGGGGCCGTGGCGGCGTCGCTGGCGGGCTGCATCGCCGGGGCGGTTCTGGGCACGCCGGTGTTCCCGGTGGTGGGGACGCTGGCCGGGGCCTGCGTGGGGGCGTTCCTGGGGGCGGCGCTCTATGAGCTGCTGGTCAAGGGGAAGACGGCGGCCGACTCGGCACGGACGGGCACCGGGGCGGCGCTGGGCCGCATCGGCGGGTTGGCGGTGAAGCTGGGGCTGGGACTGGTCATGCTGGCCGTGTCGGCGGTGAATTTCTAGGCGCCCGCCCTGCCGGGAACGAGGTCGCTTCGGTCGCTTGCGCTCCCTGCCAAGAAAGTACCGGATTC comes from Candidatus Hydrogenedentota bacterium and encodes:
- a CDS encoding DUF456 domain-containing protein, producing the protein MATALAILGWTLFGLAILAGLALNLAGLFGNWVILGAVAGAWVCTGFDRFGPWTLLALGALATLGEVAETAASGYGAARFGGGKGAVAASLAGCIAGAVLGTPVFPVVGTLAGACVGAFLGAALYELLVKGKTAADSARTGTGAALGRIGGLAVKLGLGLVMLAVSAVNF